One genomic window of Xanthobacter dioxanivorans includes the following:
- the lpxA gene encoding acyl-ACP--UDP-N-acetylglucosamine O-acyltransferase yields MPKIDPTARVENPAGLADDVEIGPYCILGPDVVLKAGVKLLSHVNVQGVTTIGARTVVYPFASLGTAPQSVHYKGERTELHIGAECVLREHVTASTGTAGGVGVTRIGDQVMMMTGSHVGHDCAVGNQVIFANNAVLGGHVSVGDFTFLGGQCAVHQFTRIGAQCMISGLTGVREDVIPFGNVLGQAGKLVGLNVVGMKRRGYSKAEMHEARAVYRDLFFGEGTFDERLARVREKEAQSPFAATVLGFIDADRKRPLCQPSRGVIKEE; encoded by the coding sequence GTGCCGAAGATCGATCCCACCGCCCGGGTGGAAAACCCGGCGGGCCTCGCGGATGACGTGGAGATCGGCCCCTACTGCATTCTCGGTCCGGACGTGGTGCTGAAGGCGGGCGTGAAGCTCCTCTCACACGTGAATGTCCAGGGCGTCACCACCATCGGCGCGCGCACCGTGGTCTATCCCTTCGCCTCGCTCGGCACGGCACCGCAGTCGGTGCATTACAAGGGCGAGCGCACAGAGTTGCACATCGGCGCGGAATGCGTGCTGCGCGAGCACGTCACCGCGAGCACCGGTACCGCCGGCGGGGTTGGCGTGACCCGCATCGGCGACCAGGTCATGATGATGACCGGCTCCCATGTGGGCCACGACTGTGCGGTCGGCAACCAGGTGATTTTCGCCAATAACGCGGTGCTCGGCGGCCATGTGAGCGTGGGGGACTTCACCTTCCTCGGCGGCCAGTGCGCCGTCCACCAGTTCACGCGCATCGGCGCCCAGTGCATGATTTCCGGCCTCACCGGCGTGCGCGAGGACGTGATCCCGTTCGGCAACGTGCTCGGCCAGGCCGGCAAGCTCGTGGGCCTCAACGTGGTGGGCATGAAGCGCCGCGGCTACAGCAAGGCCGAGATGCACGAGGCCCGGGCGGTCTATCGCGACCTGTTCTTCGGCGAGGGAACGTTCGACGAGCGCCTCGCGCGGGTTCGGGAGAAGGAGGCGCAGTCGCCCTTCGCCGCCACCGTGCTGGGCTTCATCGACGCCGATCGCAAGCGCCCCCTCTGCCAGCCCTCGCGGGGCGTCATCAAGGAGGAGTGA
- the mobA gene encoding molybdenum cofactor guanylyltransferase MobA gives MTQAPEDPRPYALILAGGLGRRMEAEALGAPAKPLVPLAGRPLITHVIERMRPQVRELWINANTAGDAFAAFGCPVLPDSIAGFPGPLAGVLAGLDHLADVAPDADLLTVPADTPFLPPDLAQRLVGRRRQCGSVVCAGSGGQRHPVIAVWPATARTALRQSLTMGRLKVGLLLEHLNAVTENWDTTPDDPFFNVNTPEELAIAQIRASARQ, from the coding sequence ATGACCCAAGCGCCTGAGGACCCCCGCCCCTACGCCCTCATCCTCGCCGGCGGCCTTGGCCGGCGGATGGAGGCCGAAGCCCTCGGCGCGCCCGCCAAGCCCCTCGTTCCCCTCGCCGGCCGGCCGCTCATCACCCATGTCATCGAGCGGATGCGGCCCCAGGTGCGCGAGCTGTGGATCAACGCCAACACGGCGGGCGACGCCTTCGCGGCGTTCGGCTGCCCGGTGCTTCCCGACAGCATCGCCGGCTTTCCGGGGCCCCTCGCGGGGGTGCTGGCCGGCCTCGACCACCTTGCCGATGTCGCCCCTGATGCCGACCTGCTGACCGTGCCGGCGGACACGCCCTTCCTTCCGCCGGACCTGGCGCAGCGGCTGGTCGGGCGCCGCCGGCAATGCGGAAGCGTGGTCTGCGCCGGCTCGGGCGGGCAGCGTCATCCGGTGATCGCAGTGTGGCCCGCCACCGCGCGCACCGCGCTGCGGCAAAGCCTGACGATGGGACGTCTGAAAGTCGGGCTTCTGCTGGAGCACCTTAACGCCGTAACAGAGAACTGGGACACCACGCCCGACGACCCATTCTTCAATGTGAACACGCCGGAAGAGCTTGCCATTGCTCAGATTCGCGCCTCTGCCCGGCAATGA
- the fabZ gene encoding 3-hydroxyacyl-ACP dehydratase FabZ, with amino-acid sequence MTETTSMGADAATKVLQSADIQRVLACLPHRYPFLMVDRVEQIDADLSCIGIKNVTANEPHFQGHFPGNPVMPGVLIIEGMAQTAGVVCVLGKDNEKPSLVYFMTIDEAKFRRPVVPGDVLEYHMTRISRRRNMWWYRGEAKVRGELVAEAKVGAMIVENS; translated from the coding sequence ATGACCGAGACGACGTCTATGGGGGCGGACGCCGCAACCAAGGTGCTCCAGAGCGCGGACATCCAGCGGGTGCTGGCGTGCCTTCCCCACCGCTATCCCTTCCTCATGGTGGACCGGGTGGAGCAGATCGACGCCGACCTCTCCTGCATCGGCATCAAGAACGTCACGGCCAACGAGCCGCATTTCCAGGGCCACTTTCCCGGTAATCCGGTGATGCCCGGCGTGCTCATCATCGAGGGCATGGCGCAGACCGCCGGCGTCGTCTGCGTCCTGGGCAAGGACAACGAGAAGCCCTCCCTCGTCTATTTCATGACCATCGACGAGGCCAAGTTCCGCCGTCCGGTGGTGCCCGGAGACGTGCTCGAATACCACATGACCCGCATTTCCCGCCGCCGCAACATGTGGTGGTATCGGGGCGAAGCGAAAGTGCGTGGCGAGCTGGTGGCCGAAGCCAAGGTGGGCGCCATGATCGTGGAGAACAGCTAG
- the gltA gene encoding citrate synthase, translating into MDATTNTGAKAAKLSLGEKSWELPIHEGTIGPDVVDISKLYGHTGMFTYDPGFTSTASCESKITYIDGDEGVLLYRGYPIEQVAENGDFLETCYLLLYGELPTAAQKAEFDSSVTLHTMVHEQMTRFFQGFRRDAHPMAIMVASVGALSAFYHDSTDISDPTQRLIASIRMIAKMPTLAAMAYKYSIGQPFVYPKNELDYTANFLHMCFAVPCEEYKVNPILAKAMDKIFILHADHEQNASTSTVRLAGSSGANPFACIAAGIACLWGPAHGGANEAALKMLAEIGSVDRIPEYIRRSKDKNDPFRLMGFGHRVYKNYDPRAKIMQQTCHEVLTELGIKDDPLLDVAVELERIALSDDYFIEKKLYPNIDFYSGITLKAMGFPTTMFTVLFALARTVGWIGQWKEMIEDPSQRIGRPRQLYTGAAQRDYIAMSKRK; encoded by the coding sequence ATGGACGCCACCACCAACACCGGCGCAAAAGCGGCCAAGCTGAGCCTGGGGGAGAAAAGCTGGGAACTTCCGATCCACGAAGGCACCATCGGGCCGGACGTGGTGGATATATCCAAGCTCTATGGCCACACCGGGATGTTCACCTACGACCCCGGCTTCACCTCCACGGCCTCCTGCGAGAGCAAGATTACCTACATCGACGGCGACGAGGGCGTGCTGCTCTATCGCGGCTACCCCATCGAACAGGTCGCCGAGAACGGTGACTTCCTCGAGACTTGCTATCTCCTGCTCTACGGCGAGCTTCCCACCGCCGCCCAGAAGGCCGAATTCGACAGCTCAGTGACCCTCCACACGATGGTTCACGAGCAGATGACACGCTTTTTCCAGGGCTTTCGCCGCGACGCGCACCCCATGGCCATCATGGTGGCATCCGTCGGCGCGCTGTCCGCCTTTTATCACGATTCCACCGATATTTCCGATCCCACCCAGCGCCTGATCGCATCCATCCGCATGATCGCGAAGATGCCGACGCTGGCAGCCATGGCCTACAAGTATTCCATCGGCCAGCCGTTCGTTTATCCCAAGAACGAACTCGACTACACGGCGAACTTCCTGCACATGTGCTTTGCGGTGCCGTGCGAGGAATACAAGGTCAACCCCATTCTCGCGAAGGCCATGGATAAGATCTTTATCCTCCATGCCGATCACGAGCAGAACGCGTCCACCTCCACCGTGCGCCTTGCCGGCTCCTCCGGCGCCAATCCCTTCGCCTGCATCGCCGCCGGCATTGCCTGCCTGTGGGGCCCCGCCCACGGCGGCGCCAACGAGGCGGCGCTGAAGATGCTCGCCGAGATCGGCTCGGTCGATCGCATCCCGGAATACATCCGGCGCTCCAAGGACAAGAACGATCCGTTCCGCCTCATGGGCTTTGGACACCGGGTCTACAAGAACTACGACCCGCGCGCCAAGATCATGCAGCAGACCTGCCACGAGGTGCTGACCGAGCTCGGCATCAAGGACGACCCGCTGCTGGACGTGGCCGTGGAGCTGGAGCGCATCGCGCTCTCCGACGACTATTTCATCGAGAAGAAGCTCTACCCGAACATCGACTTCTACTCGGGCATCACGCTCAAGGCGATGGGCTTCCCCACCACCATGTTCACCGTGCTGTTCGCCCTCGCCCGCACCGTGGGCTGGATCGGCCAGTGGAAGGAAATGATCGAGGATCCGAGCCAGCGCATCGGACGTCCCCGTCAGCTCTATACCGGTGCCGCCCAGCGCGACTACATCGCCATGTCCAAGCGGAAGTGA
- a CDS encoding glycosyltransferase — protein MRPGLAAAAAVIAVVTSFHAAMWLSLRPEATAPNVTDRFQSLSFAPFSRSMSPEGEAPTNAAQIRSDINAVAPYTRAVRTYSSTNGKELIAPIAGEQGIKVTAGAWLNRETDKKTGEVIAKAREANQRELAGVVDVARQNQNVQAVVVGNETLLRDDMNDEELATLIRSVKRQVNAPVTTGEIWNTWLDHPKVASSVDFILAHILPYWEDVPANQVVDYTINAYNRLRAAYPGKRIVIGEFGWPSHGFNRGASVPDPIEQAKIIRDFVARADALGIEYNIIEAFDLPKKQNEGSVGQYWGVFNADRQLKFPLTGPIFDHTYNQTGTLAVLLGVLFALPLLRMRDLTVSQGFVLAAAASGVAAWLALVVDYWLNHYVTGGDYITLALSVVMLVPLVFVLLYRVEELAAVAFGRGPARLVEAQKLGAPSRFPKVSIHVPAYREPPEMLKQTIDALARLEYPNFEAIIIVNNTPDPAMVEPVRDHCALLGDRFKFINAEKVSGFKAGALRIALEATAPDAEIIGVIDADYVVTPDWLKDLVPVFDDPTVGLVQAPQEHRDGARSPLHEAMNHEYAGFFDIGMVQRNEDDAIVVHGTMCLIRRAAMMEAGNWSSDTICEDTDLGLSIAENGWKTHYTRKRYGYGLLPDTFEAFKKQRHRWAYGGFQIIKKHWRRFLPNNSRLTTAQKRHFILGWVSWLGSESVGAFMAIASLAFVPFVLLFGVSVPAHVLTLPILVTFLVYLMHFVSLYRLRVATSPLRMFGAALAASAVQFTVAKAVLDGFRYKDLAFARTAKGNNWLAGAARSFPALPEAILGGLLLVSGMVLLVLNNWPGLALTKNDWKHIREIDLYGVALMVQSLPFVAAAVIGLFEPSRLNDFATWRAIGARLSAVPRRLGITPPPAVAD, from the coding sequence ATGCGTCCCGGTCTTGCTGCTGCGGCAGCGGTCATTGCGGTTGTGACCTCTTTCCACGCCGCGATGTGGCTTTCCCTGCGTCCCGAGGCGACCGCTCCGAACGTGACGGACCGCTTCCAGAGCCTGTCCTTCGCGCCCTTCAGCCGAAGCATGAGCCCCGAGGGCGAAGCGCCCACCAATGCGGCGCAGATCCGGTCCGACATCAACGCGGTGGCCCCCTACACGCGGGCCGTGCGGACCTATTCCTCCACCAACGGCAAGGAACTGATCGCCCCCATCGCCGGCGAGCAGGGCATCAAGGTGACGGCCGGCGCGTGGCTGAACCGCGAGACCGACAAGAAGACCGGCGAGGTCATCGCGAAGGCGCGGGAGGCCAATCAGCGTGAACTTGCCGGGGTGGTCGATGTGGCCCGGCAGAACCAGAACGTGCAGGCCGTCGTGGTCGGCAACGAGACGTTGCTGCGCGACGACATGAACGACGAGGAGCTCGCCACCCTCATCCGGTCCGTCAAGCGCCAGGTGAATGCGCCGGTGACCACGGGCGAGATCTGGAACACCTGGCTCGATCACCCCAAGGTGGCGTCCTCGGTCGACTTCATTCTCGCGCATATCCTGCCCTATTGGGAGGACGTGCCGGCGAACCAGGTGGTTGACTACACCATCAACGCCTACAACCGCCTGCGCGCCGCCTATCCCGGCAAGCGCATCGTCATCGGCGAGTTCGGCTGGCCCTCGCATGGCTTCAACCGGGGCGCATCGGTGCCCGATCCCATCGAGCAGGCCAAGATCATCCGCGATTTCGTGGCGCGGGCGGACGCGCTCGGCATCGAGTACAACATCATCGAGGCCTTCGACCTGCCCAAGAAGCAGAACGAAGGCTCGGTGGGCCAGTACTGGGGCGTGTTCAATGCGGACCGCCAGCTGAAATTCCCGCTCACCGGCCCGATCTTCGACCATACCTACAACCAGACCGGCACCCTTGCCGTGCTGCTCGGCGTGCTCTTCGCCCTGCCCCTGCTGCGCATGCGCGACCTTACGGTGTCGCAGGGCTTCGTGCTGGCCGCGGCCGCGAGCGGCGTCGCGGCGTGGCTCGCGCTGGTGGTGGACTACTGGCTCAACCACTACGTCACCGGCGGCGACTACATCACCCTCGCCCTCAGCGTGGTGATGCTGGTGCCCCTCGTGTTCGTGCTGCTCTACCGCGTCGAGGAACTCGCCGCCGTCGCCTTCGGCCGCGGGCCGGCGCGGCTGGTGGAGGCGCAGAAGCTGGGTGCGCCGTCGCGCTTCCCCAAGGTGTCCATCCACGTGCCCGCCTATCGCGAGCCGCCGGAGATGCTGAAGCAGACCATCGACGCCCTGGCGCGCCTTGAATACCCGAACTTCGAGGCCATCATCATCGTCAACAACACGCCCGACCCGGCGATGGTGGAGCCCGTGCGCGACCACTGCGCGCTGCTGGGCGACCGGTTCAAGTTCATCAATGCCGAGAAGGTCTCCGGCTTCAAGGCGGGAGCGCTGCGCATCGCCCTGGAGGCGACCGCTCCCGACGCCGAGATCATCGGCGTGATCGACGCGGACTATGTGGTGACCCCCGACTGGCTGAAGGACCTGGTCCCGGTGTTCGACGACCCGACCGTCGGCCTCGTCCAGGCGCCGCAGGAGCATCGTGACGGCGCGCGCAGCCCGCTGCACGAGGCCATGAACCACGAATATGCCGGCTTCTTCGACATCGGCATGGTGCAGCGCAACGAGGACGACGCCATCGTCGTGCACGGCACCATGTGCCTCATCCGCCGCGCGGCCATGATGGAGGCCGGCAACTGGTCGTCGGACACCATCTGCGAAGACACCGACCTCGGCCTCTCCATCGCCGAGAACGGCTGGAAGACGCACTATACCCGCAAGCGCTACGGCTACGGCCTGCTACCCGACACCTTCGAGGCCTTCAAGAAGCAGCGCCACCGCTGGGCCTATGGCGGCTTCCAGATCATCAAGAAGCATTGGCGCCGGTTCCTGCCGAACAACTCGCGGCTCACCACCGCGCAGAAGCGCCACTTCATCCTCGGCTGGGTGTCCTGGCTCGGCTCGGAATCAGTGGGCGCCTTCATGGCAATCGCGTCGCTGGCCTTCGTGCCCTTCGTGCTCCTCTTCGGCGTCTCGGTGCCGGCCCATGTGCTGACCCTGCCGATCCTCGTGACCTTCCTCGTGTACCTGATGCACTTCGTCAGCCTCTACCGGCTGCGGGTGGCGACCTCGCCGCTGCGCATGTTCGGGGCCGCGCTGGCGGCGAGCGCGGTGCAGTTCACGGTGGCCAAGGCGGTGCTCGACGGCTTCCGCTACAAGGACCTCGCCTTCGCCCGCACGGCCAAAGGCAACAACTGGCTGGCCGGGGCCGCCCGTTCCTTCCCGGCGCTGCCGGAGGCGATCCTCGGCGGGCTGCTGCTGGTCTCCGGCATGGTCCTGCTGGTGCTGAACAACTGGCCGGGCCTCGCCTTGACCAAGAACGACTGGAAGCACATCCGCGAGATCGACCTCTACGGCGTCGCCCTCATGGTGCAGAGCCTGCCGTTCGTCGCCGCCGCCGTCATCGGCCTGTTCGAGCCCTCGCGCCTCAACGACTTCGCCACCTGGCGGGCGATCGGTGCGCGGCTCTCGGCCGTGCCGCGCCGCCTCGGGATCACCCCGCCGCCGGCGGTGGCGGACTGA
- the lpxI gene encoding UDP-2,3-diacylglucosamine diphosphatase LpxI domain-containing protein (LpxI, functionally equivalent to LpxH, replaces it in LPS biosynthesis in a minority of bacteria.), giving the protein MSLPGQNGRETDPAPGPSDEPSCPGPAGGEPKGPSAPGEGPIGKRPSGTGPLGIVAGGGAFPAAVADAVVAEGREVLLFLIRGFADPALERYPHHWFRLGSLGSVTALAKARGVKDLVMVGALTRPRVSDLGLDWTMLRVLPRIIRLFRGGDNHLLSGVLGLVAEQGFHLIGAHEAVPRLLLPEGVLGALAPTAQDRADMARGLDLIRTLGPFDVGQGVIVVDGFVVAVEAAEGTDQMLARYGEMRRTGRLRIPARRGVLVKAPKPGQDRRVDLPSLGPATVERAAEAGLAGIAFEAGGAIVPDAQALGSAADSAGLFVFGMGRGDAA; this is encoded by the coding sequence GTGAGCCTGCCGGGGCAGAACGGGCGGGAGACGGATCCGGCGCCCGGCCCGTCCGATGAGCCATCATGCCCGGGACCGGCCGGAGGTGAGCCGAAGGGGCCGTCCGCGCCCGGTGAAGGACCGATCGGCAAGCGCCCGTCCGGGACGGGTCCCCTCGGCATCGTCGCCGGGGGTGGCGCATTTCCCGCTGCCGTTGCCGACGCGGTCGTGGCCGAAGGGCGGGAGGTGCTGCTCTTCCTCATTCGCGGCTTCGCCGACCCGGCGCTGGAGCGCTATCCCCACCACTGGTTCCGCCTCGGCTCGCTGGGCTCGGTCACCGCGCTGGCGAAGGCGCGTGGGGTGAAGGACCTGGTCATGGTGGGCGCGCTCACGCGCCCACGGGTGTCAGACCTCGGCCTCGACTGGACCATGCTCCGCGTGCTGCCGCGCATCATCCGGCTGTTCCGGGGGGGCGACAATCATCTCCTGTCCGGCGTGCTGGGCCTGGTGGCCGAGCAGGGCTTCCACCTCATCGGCGCGCATGAGGCGGTGCCGCGCCTGCTCCTGCCGGAGGGCGTGCTGGGCGCCCTCGCGCCCACGGCGCAGGACCGGGCGGACATGGCGCGCGGGCTCGACCTGATCCGCACCCTCGGGCCGTTCGACGTGGGGCAGGGGGTGATCGTGGTCGACGGCTTCGTCGTGGCGGTGGAAGCGGCGGAAGGCACCGACCAGATGCTCGCGCGCTACGGCGAGATGCGCCGCACCGGCCGCCTGCGCATCCCCGCGCGGCGCGGCGTGCTGGTGAAGGCGCCGAAGCCGGGCCAGGACCGGCGCGTCGACCTGCCCTCCCTCGGTCCGGCCACGGTGGAGCGGGCGGCGGAAGCAGGGCTCGCGGGCATCGCCTTCGAGGCCGGCGGCGCCATCGTGCCGGATGCCCAGGCGCTGGGTTCTGCCGCCGACTCGGCTGGCCTGTTCGTGTTCGGCATGGGCCGGGGCGACGCGGCATGA